In Misgurnus anguillicaudatus chromosome 5, ASM2758022v2, whole genome shotgun sequence, a genomic segment contains:
- the LOC129453616 gene encoding uncharacterized protein, producing the protein MHPANCSSDNDETADDQSIHLFLDISCCVDDYVDEEGEILAEEQSEAYPHMQDGEEHGSDQSRSEKTEHLLMKLLAMIKLTGILRDDFLQYVVCPKCMTVYMLTETYERRRDGTKVCRTCGHIPFYNHPQQRSALRKKYGSALLRKATYSSGEEYVHPIRSYCYKSVVQSLGGLVKRLGFEEKLDERRKRELPKGVLGDVNDGQVCQDYQYVNSINCSHATMHSI; encoded by the exons ATGCACCCAGCGAATTGCAGTTCAGACAACG acgaaacagcaGATGACCAAAGCATTCATCTTTTCCTGGACATCTCCTGTTGTGTG GATGACTATGTGGATGAAGAGGGGGAAATCCTTGCTGAGGAGCAGAGTGAAGCCTATCCTCACATGCAAGATGGGGAGGAGCATGGAAGTGATCAGTCCAGAAGTGAAAAAACAGAACACTTGTTGATGAAACTTTTGGCCATGATAAAATTGACTGGTATCCTCCGTGACGACTTCTTACAGTATGtggtttgtccaaaatgtatgACAGTGTACATGCTTACTGAAACCTATGAGCGCAGACGGGATGGTACAAAGGTTTGCAGGACTTGTGGTCACATCCCGTTCTACAATCACCCACAGCAGAGGTCTGCATTAAGGAAGAAATATGGCTCTGCCTTGCTAAGAAAGGCTACATATTCGAGCGGTGAAGAGTATGTCCATCCAATACGTTCTTACTGTTACAAGAGTGTTGTGCAGTCTCTGGGAGGACTTGTTAAAAGACTTGGATTTGAAGAGAAATTAGATGAAAGGCGAAAGCGGGAACTGCCAAAGGGTGTGTTAGGAGATGTAAATGATGGACAAGTATGTCAGGATTACCAGTATGTGAATTCAATAAACTGTAGTCATGCCACTATGCACAGTATTTGA